In a single window of the Terrirubrum flagellatum genome:
- a CDS encoding 2-hydroxyacid dehydrogenase, whose translation MTVDVLMTAPTMPLIVDGVDKAFRLHKLWEAKDPKAKLAEIAPIIRGIALGGHTRVDEAFLSQFPKLEIIASMGVGYDHVDGAVAEKHGVIVTHTPGVLDEEVADTCLGLILCAVRELPQSERYLRAGKWLNKNYPLTSTLRGRTAGILGLGRIGKAIARRLEAFGVEVCYHGRRPQPGVGYVYYPTLKELAENVDMLVCVAPGGAETKHLVNKDILESLGRDGVLINVGRGSVVDEKALIQALMDKTILTAGLDVFEDEPRVPQELIDMENVVLFPHVGSASVHTRNAMGQLVVDNLIDYFAGKAPRTPIPETPWPRKRAK comes from the coding sequence GTGACCGTTGACGTTTTGATGACCGCCCCGACCATGCCGCTGATCGTCGATGGCGTGGACAAGGCTTTCCGCCTGCACAAGCTCTGGGAAGCGAAGGACCCCAAGGCGAAACTGGCGGAGATCGCGCCCATCATTCGCGGCATCGCGCTCGGCGGACACACCAGGGTCGACGAGGCGTTCCTGTCGCAGTTTCCCAAGCTGGAGATTATCGCCAGCATGGGCGTCGGTTACGATCATGTCGACGGCGCGGTCGCGGAAAAGCACGGCGTGATCGTCACCCACACGCCGGGCGTGCTCGATGAGGAGGTCGCCGACACCTGTCTCGGCCTCATTCTCTGCGCCGTGCGCGAGCTGCCGCAATCAGAGCGTTATCTGCGCGCCGGCAAATGGCTGAACAAGAATTATCCGCTGACCTCGACCTTGCGCGGCCGCACCGCCGGCATTCTCGGCTTGGGTCGCATCGGCAAGGCGATCGCGCGCCGCCTCGAAGCGTTCGGCGTCGAGGTCTGCTATCACGGCCGCAGGCCGCAACCCGGCGTCGGCTATGTCTATTACCCCACGCTCAAGGAGCTTGCCGAGAATGTCGACATGCTCGTCTGCGTCGCGCCCGGCGGCGCGGAGACGAAGCATCTCGTCAACAAGGACATCCTTGAATCGCTCGGCAGGGACGGCGTGCTGATCAATGTCGGCCGCGGCTCCGTCGTCGATGAGAAGGCGCTGATTCAGGCGCTGATGGACAAGACGATTCTCACCGCCGGCCTCGACGTGTTCGAGGACGAGCCGCGCGTGCCGCAGGAATTGATCGACATGGAGAATGTCGTGCTCTTCCCGCATGTCGGCTCGGCCTCGGTTCATACCCGCAACGCCATGGGCCAGCTCGTGGTCGACAATCTCATCGACTATTTCGCCGGCAAGGCCCCGCGCACGCCGATCCCCGAGACGCCCTGGCCGCGCAAGCGCGCGAAGTAA
- a CDS encoding AprI/Inh family metalloprotease inhibitor — translation MRRAAFSLSAALALVFVGPSQAQSPLKTKLLAPTSTPVKAVAGPWQMASADNEAKCLVQFSAREAGGGRMILGSPPACKTKLVVLTSAVQWGLGEDGAIYVFRQNGDLLFSFAREPGGHFKGQNIDLNLSPVGGRSGEAPRSDSVAATLDALNGKPPPRDEQRAALTGAYIVARERNGEGCAIELKQFPGPRPKKGGAIWSAALADSCDDEGLRVFDPVGWQYDDGRIFLVAKKGHTIGFTSDGPAGWKKDPAAGKPLWLRRK, via the coding sequence ATGCGTCGCGCCGCTTTCTCATTGAGCGCGGCGCTGGCGCTCGTTTTCGTCGGCCCATCGCAGGCGCAATCGCCGCTGAAGACGAAACTGCTCGCGCCGACCTCCACACCTGTGAAGGCGGTCGCGGGTCCATGGCAGATGGCCTCAGCCGACAACGAAGCGAAATGCCTCGTGCAGTTCAGCGCGCGCGAAGCCGGCGGCGGCCGCATGATTCTCGGCAGCCCGCCCGCCTGCAAGACGAAGCTTGTCGTGCTCACTTCAGCCGTTCAATGGGGCCTTGGCGAAGACGGCGCGATCTACGTCTTCAGGCAGAATGGCGATCTCCTGTTCTCCTTCGCCCGCGAGCCCGGCGGACATTTCAAGGGACAGAATATCGATCTCAATCTTTCGCCCGTCGGCGGCCGCTCCGGCGAAGCGCCGCGATCGGATTCGGTCGCTGCGACCCTCGACGCGCTGAATGGCAAACCACCGCCGCGCGACGAGCAGCGCGCGGCGCTGACCGGAGCCTACATTGTCGCGCGCGAGCGCAACGGCGAGGGTTGCGCGATCGAGCTGAAACAGTTTCCCGGCCCGCGCCCGAAGAAGGGCGGCGCCATCTGGTCGGCGGCGCTCGCTGATTCTTGCGATGATGAAGGATTGCGCGTCTTCGATCCCGTCGGCTGGCAATATGATGATGGCCGCATCTTCCTCGTGGCGAAGAAGGGTCACACGATCGGCTTTACGTCTGATGGCCCCGCGGGATGGAAGAAGGACCCTGCGGCCGGAAAGCCGTTGTGGCTGAGGAGGAAGTAG
- a CDS encoding YciI family protein, producing the protein MRYVILFEDDPAKADVRPKLMPEHQKFLRAHGDRILTAGPLLEESGAGAGGMWLVEAASAAEARHLVEADPFWPTGLRKSVRILQWKLVFHAGQALV; encoded by the coding sequence ATGCGATATGTGATCCTGTTCGAAGACGATCCCGCGAAAGCCGATGTTCGTCCGAAGCTCATGCCTGAGCACCAGAAATTTCTCCGCGCCCATGGCGATCGGATCCTGACCGCAGGACCGTTGCTCGAAGAGAGCGGCGCCGGCGCTGGCGGGATGTGGCTGGTCGAAGCCGCGAGCGCGGCCGAAGCGCGCCATCTCGTCGAAGCCGATCCTTTCTGGCCGACGGGGCTGCGCAAATCCGTGCGCATCCTGCAGTGGAAGCTTGTCTTCCACGCCGGCCAGGCTCTGGTCTGA
- a CDS encoding sn-glycerol-3-phosphate ABC transporter ATP-binding protein UgpC, with protein MASVEIRDVRKSFGATNVIHGVNIDIKDGEFVILVGPSGCGKSTLLRMIAGLENITAGDIRIGSRVVNDVPPKERDIAMVFQNYALYPHMTVADNMAFSLKLRKAPKSEIDQRVGKAADILGLKPLLARYPRQLSGGQRQRVAMGRAIVRDPQVFLFDEPLSNLDAKLRVAMRTEIKALHQRLKTTTVYVTHDQIEAMTMADKIVVMHDGIVEQMGAPLELYDKPANLFVAGFIGSPAMNFVKGKASGGKFVSDGGVTLPLNGQAVPEGKALTYGMRPEHLHITPDGAPAEIIVIEPTGSETQVVAKMGGQEIVCLLRERIDAKPGQTINLSPDPKVAHLFDSESGKRL; from the coding sequence ATGGCTTCGGTGGAAATCCGCGACGTGCGGAAGAGTTTTGGCGCGACCAACGTTATCCACGGCGTCAATATCGACATCAAAGATGGAGAGTTCGTGATCCTTGTCGGCCCTTCGGGCTGCGGGAAATCCACCCTGCTGCGCATGATCGCGGGGCTGGAGAACATCACGGCCGGCGATATCCGCATCGGCTCCCGCGTCGTCAACGACGTGCCGCCGAAAGAGCGCGATATCGCCATGGTGTTCCAGAACTACGCGCTCTATCCGCACATGACGGTGGCGGACAACATGGCGTTCTCGCTGAAGCTCCGGAAGGCGCCGAAGAGCGAGATCGACCAGCGTGTGGGCAAGGCCGCCGATATTCTCGGCCTGAAGCCGCTGCTCGCGCGCTATCCGCGTCAGCTCTCAGGCGGTCAGCGCCAGCGCGTCGCCATGGGCCGCGCCATCGTGCGCGATCCGCAGGTGTTCCTGTTCGACGAACCCCTGTCGAACCTCGACGCGAAACTGCGCGTCGCCATGCGCACCGAAATCAAGGCGCTGCATCAAAGGCTCAAGACGACGACTGTTTACGTCACGCATGACCAGATCGAGGCCATGACCATGGCCGACAAGATCGTCGTCATGCATGACGGCATCGTCGAGCAAATGGGCGCGCCGCTCGAACTCTATGACAAGCCGGCCAACCTCTTCGTCGCGGGCTTCATCGGCTCGCCGGCGATGAATTTCGTCAAGGGCAAGGCGTCGGGCGGCAAGTTCGTGTCGGATGGCGGAGTCACGCTGCCGCTCAACGGCCAGGCCGTGCCGGAAGGCAAGGCCCTGACCTACGGCATGCGGCCCGAGCATCTCCACATCACGCCCGACGGCGCGCCGGCCGAGATCATCGTCATCGAGCCGACGGGATCGGAGACGCAGGTGGTGGCGAAGATGGGCGGCCAGGAGATCGTGTGCCTGCTGCGCGAGCGCATCGACGCCAAGCCTGGTCAGACGATCAACCTGTCGCCTGATCCGAAGGTCGCGCATCTCTTCGACAGCGAGAGCGGCAAGCGCCTCTGA
- the denD gene encoding D-erythronate dehydrogenase has product MHILILGAAGMVGRKLTEKLARDGKLGRKAIMKATLHDVVKPVAPKEASFPCTVRASDFSKPGVAAKLIAERPDVIFHLAAIVSGEAEADFDKGYRINLDGVYRLFEAIRAVGEGYCPRVVFTSSIAVFGAPFPDAIGDEFHNTPLTSYGTQKAIGELLLSDYSRRGLFDGVGIRLPTICVRPGAPNKAASGFFSNIIREPLAGHPAVLPVSEDVMHWHASPRSAVGFLTHAATIDTKKIGPRRNLTMPGVACTVGEQIEALRGIAGDKVVARIKVKPDKTIQKIVSGWPRKFDAQRATELGFKAEQSFDEIIRVHIADELGGKIA; this is encoded by the coding sequence ATGCACATCCTGATTCTTGGCGCGGCCGGAATGGTCGGGCGCAAGCTCACCGAAAAACTGGCGCGCGACGGCAAGCTCGGCCGCAAGGCGATCATGAAGGCGACCTTGCACGATGTGGTGAAGCCGGTCGCGCCGAAGGAGGCCAGCTTTCCCTGCACGGTGCGCGCGTCGGATTTCTCCAAGCCCGGCGTCGCCGCGAAACTGATCGCCGAGCGGCCCGACGTCATCTTCCATCTCGCGGCGATCGTGTCGGGCGAAGCGGAAGCGGATTTCGACAAGGGCTATCGCATCAATCTCGACGGCGTCTATCGCCTGTTCGAGGCGATCCGCGCGGTCGGCGAAGGCTATTGCCCGCGCGTGGTGTTCACCTCGTCCATCGCGGTGTTCGGCGCGCCGTTTCCGGACGCGATCGGCGATGAGTTCCACAACACGCCGCTGACTTCGTATGGAACGCAGAAGGCGATCGGCGAACTCCTGCTGTCGGATTATTCGCGGCGCGGCCTTTTCGACGGCGTCGGCATCAGGTTGCCTACCATCTGCGTGCGTCCCGGCGCGCCGAACAAGGCGGCGTCAGGCTTCTTCTCGAACATCATCCGCGAACCGCTCGCCGGCCATCCCGCCGTTCTGCCGGTGTCGGAAGACGTGATGCACTGGCACGCCTCGCCGCGCTCCGCGGTGGGCTTCCTCACGCACGCCGCGACGATCGACACGAAGAAGATCGGGCCGCGCCGCAACCTCACCATGCCCGGCGTCGCCTGCACGGTCGGCGAGCAGATCGAGGCGCTGCGCGGAATCGCCGGCGACAAGGTCGTCGCGCGCATCAAGGTGAAGCCTGACAAGACGATTCAGAAGATCGTCAGCGGCTGGCCGCGCAAGTTCGACGCGCAGCGCGCGACGGAGCTCGGGTTCAAGGCGGAGCAAAGTTTTGATGAGATCATCCGCGTGCATATTGCGGACGAGCTCGGCGGGAAGATCGCGTAA